TCAAGCAGGGTCGCTTCTTGTGCAGAGGCCACAATCGGGATTGACCTGTGTGCAAAACTGGAGTTTAATACTTTTTATGGTGTATCTGGTTGCCGGCTCCACAGAGTTAGAGATCAATCTGCTGAAACGCGAGGCAAGCGCCCCTGGGAAGCTCGATTTTCTGGTCACGGGCGTGGGGCCGGTGGAGAGCGCCATATCTCTTACAAGATTTCTAGAGAGGGGAAAAGCGGACGGGGTAATCCTTTTCGGGGTTGGCGGCGCATATACAGAAAAAGGGGTGGACGTCCTTGATATCTGTCTGGCGGAAGGAGAGCGCTTCGGAGATTCCGGTATAGCCGCGCATGATGAGATACATTATTTCACCGATGAGATGTCAACCGGCAAACATGATTTTGACCTGAGAAACAGTTTATCGGATCAGGTGGAGAGCAAGCTCATGGCCCTGGGGACGCCATTTAAGGAGGGGCCTTTTGTCACCGTGCACGCCTGTAGCGGGACACTGAAGAGGGGTAATGTCCTGCGGGATAAATTTAACGCCATCTGTGAGAATATGGAGGGTGCGGCTATGGCCCGGGTCTGTGAACTCTATGGCGTGCCCATGGTGGAGTTGAGATGCATAAGCAATATGGTGGAGGATCGCGATACCTCCAAATGGAAAATTAAGGAGGCCGCAGCTAAGGGCGCCGGGCTGCTTGGCAGGCTCCTGCCTGAGTTGTTACGATGAAGACCTACAGTCTTGGTTTTTCCCCATGCCCGAATGACACATTCATCTTTTATGCCCTGATAAAGGGCCGGTTAAAGCATTGCAACCTGCATTTTAGGGAGATGATGGCCGATGTGGAGACATTAAACCGGATGGCCTTCCGGAGGGAACTGGAGGTAACCAAACTCTCCTATCACGCCTTTGGCCATCTCGTGGATGATTATGTCCTTTTAAGAAGCGGCAGCGCCCTGGGCCGGGGGTGCGGGCCGCTTTTGGTCTCCCGCCAAGCCTGTTCCCCGGAGGAACTTCAGGATAAAAAAATAGCCATACCCGGCAAATATACCACGGCGGCCATGCTCCTCAGGCTATACGGAGAATACAAAAATCTCGTCGAGATGGGCTTTGAAAAGATAATCCCGGCTGTTAAGGAGGGAATGGCGGATGCCGGGGTTATAATCCATGAGAGCCGATTTACTTATGAAAAAGAAGGCCTGGCCAGGATTGTGGACCTTGGCCAATGGTGGGAAGAAACTACGGGAATGCCTGTTCCTCTGGGCGGCATCTTTGCCCGCAGAGATTTAGGGACAGAAGAGCTGGCAGCCGTTGATTCCTGCCTTAAGGAAGGCATTCAGTACGCCTTTAGCTACAGGGAAGAGCCTATGGATTATATCCGGGAGCACGCACAGGAACTGGAAGACGAGGTCATAAAAAAGCACATTGAACTTTACGTAAACCCCTTCACGCTGGACCTGGGTGAAGAAGGCATTCAAGCCGTGCGCCACATGCTTAAAATGGGGTATGATAAAGGCCTGTTTAAGAGTTACCGGGACGACTTTGTAGTTGGATGAGAGAGGAGGGGATTTCTGTGTCTCAAGATGATCTAAGACTTACAGAAAAAGTCAGGGCC
This Thermodesulfobacteriota bacterium DNA region includes the following protein-coding sequences:
- a CDS encoding 1,4-dihydroxy-6-naphthoate synthase, with amino-acid sequence MKTYSLGFSPCPNDTFIFYALIKGRLKHCNLHFREMMADVETLNRMAFRRELEVTKLSYHAFGHLVDDYVLLRSGSALGRGCGPLLVSRQACSPEELQDKKIAIPGKYTTAAMLLRLYGEYKNLVEMGFEKIIPAVKEGMADAGVIIHESRFTYEKEGLARIVDLGQWWEETTGMPVPLGGIFARRDLGTEELAAVDSCLKEGIQYAFSYREEPMDYIREHAQELEDEVIKKHIELYVNPFTLDLGEEGIQAVRHMLKMGYDKGLFKSYRDDFVVG
- the mqnB gene encoding futalosine hydrolase; amino-acid sequence: MVYLVAGSTELEINLLKREASAPGKLDFLVTGVGPVESAISLTRFLERGKADGVILFGVGGAYTEKGVDVLDICLAEGERFGDSGIAAHDEIHYFTDEMSTGKHDFDLRNSLSDQVESKLMALGTPFKEGPFVTVHACSGTLKRGNVLRDKFNAICENMEGAAMARVCELYGVPMVELRCISNMVEDRDTSKWKIKEAAAKGAGLLGRLLPELLR